A stretch of the Apteryx mantelli isolate bAptMan1 chromosome 3, bAptMan1.hap1, whole genome shotgun sequence genome encodes the following:
- the LOC136991641 gene encoding LOW QUALITY PROTEIN: T-cell activation Rho GTPase-activating protein-like (The sequence of the model RefSeq protein was modified relative to this genomic sequence to represent the inferred CDS: inserted 1 base in 1 codon; deleted 4 bases in 2 codons; substituted 1 base at 1 genomic stop codon) yields the protein MVRGLEYIVYEDSLQWQGVESSFAKKGPGLLENKLKMIQQCTLVTKKANSILGCLRKGAASRWREVILPLSSALLRPRMECWVHFWSPKCKEDTDLVERVQWTATKMIRGLEHLSYEERRRELGLFCLEKRKRRVDPVSVSKDLKGGCKEDRDSSQWYPVTGQEGKKPSHLCPAEGPTGGTRARRGKAFMEKADHHHHHHKVTRHQRTRRRHLLLFPHAVAIASFKCGPTFRLQHRVRLSELWVLCSEEAAAARPEDEEQEQEEEEVFGLKCSRTLILVWPSDLCVVTFGSQEVKQLWLDTMLRQSPGAPGARLTRLPSLRLLTELVGFCRPEVSLTAATVETLISAEQADAKKCPRSDPPDVREGLGHLPAEGAKARRPLISWPFARRGASASGDRPGQLDSGPRAALFGQPLAVVCGKDGGLPQPVQDLLAILYEKGPATEGVFRRAASEKARKELKEVLNQGENADLDSKPVHLLAVVLKDFLRNIPSKLLSDSLYEKWMEALEMPSQQDKIDQLKEVADSLPRANLLLLQRLLAVLHHISENAETSRMDASNLAICVGPNLLSPGTDNGLPLEVQKERNDKVTALVEFLIDNCRALFGEHIALPFSPSAEESPERTHSSTAHPGAPQHDGSACNSPEAGAEGSTPTLETEQPNGRSSRLSRPYPKCVSAPSLSNVMNDISRMQRWFSEPDLSLHNRFEGVSRQQELSKSEGNFPVLQXQLRLEKEALDKTPSNIAFTIITQLSIPKTSSSCSLQLLSSPHASVFTCSTLLSPSTPQKTFXNRPQASSTKRTEDSSTPSRAIEKHSMSCHLANCRKRCAKSLQNWAPGTTSSKEKHPVFK from the exons ATGGTCAGGGGCCTGGAGTACATTGTGTACGAAGACAGCCTGCAGTGGCAGggtgtggaaagcagctttgccaaaAAGGGCCCGGGGCTCCTGGAGAACAAGCTGAAGATGATTCAGCAGTGTACCCTTgtgacaaagaaggccaacagcatcctgggctgccttaggaaaggtgctgccagcaggtggagggaggtgatccttcccctctcctcagcactgctgaggccacgcatggagtgctgggtccacttTTGGTCTCCCAAGTGCAAGGAAGACACGGACCtagtggagcgagtccagtggacggctactaagatgattaggggactggagcatctctcatatgaggagaggcggagagagctgggactgttctgcctggagaagagaaagcgcAGAGTGGATCCTGTCAGTGTGTCTAaagatctgaagggagggtgtaaggaagacagagactcttctcagtggtacccagtgacaggacaagag GGCAAGAAGCCATCCCACCTTTGCCCTGCAGAAGGCCCAACAGGTGGGACAAGAGCCAGGAGAGGGAAGGCCTTTATGGAGAAAgcagaccaccaccaccaccaccacaag GTGACGCGGCACCAGCGCACGCGCCGCAGgcacctgctgctcttcccccacGCGGTCGCCATCGCCAGCTTCAA ATGCGGCCCCACTTTCCGCCTGCAGCACCGCGTGCGGCTCAGcgagctctgggtgctgtgcagcgaggaggcggccgcggccaggCCTGAGgacgaggagcaggagcaggaggaggaggaggtcttcGGCCTCAAGTGCAGCCGCACCCTCATCCTCGTCTGGCCCAGCGACCTCTGCGTGGTCACTTTTGG gtcgcaggaggtgaagcagcTCTGGCTGGACACGATGCTCCG gcagagcccaGGAGCCCCGGGAGCCAGGCTCACCCGACTGCCCTCCCTGCGCCTCCTCACCGAGCTCGTCGGCTTCTGCCGTCCC GAGGTGTCGCTGACGGCGGCGACCGTGGAGACGCTGATCTCGGCAGAG CAGGCTGACGCCAAGAAATGCCCCCGCTCGGACCCTCCCGACGTGCGAGAGGGCCTTGGCCACTTGCCTG cAGAGGGAGCGAAGGCAAGAAGGCCGCTGATATCATGGCCATTTGCTCGGCGAGGAGCCTCTGCCAGCGGGGACCGCCCAGGGCAGctcgactctggccccagggcggcTCTCTTTGGCCAGCCTCTGGCAGTCGTCTGCGGGAAGGATGGtggcctgccccagccagtgcag GATCTCCTGGCTATACTGTACGAGAAAGGGCCTGCCACTGAGGGGGTCTTCAGGAGAGCGGCCAGCGAGAAGGCCCGCAAGGAGCTGAAGGAGGTGCTGAACCAGGGCGAGAACGCTGACCTGGACAGCAAACCTGTGCACCTCTTGGCAGTGGTGCTGAAG GACTTCCTGCGAAACATCCCCTCCAAACTCCTCTCGGACAGCCTCTACGAGAAGTGGATGGAGGCGCTGGAGATGCcaagccagcaggacaaaattgaCCAGCTGAAAGA GGTGGCTGACAGCCTGCCCAGAGCAAACCTCCTCTTGCTCCAGCGCTTGCTTGCTGTGCTCCATCACATCAGCGAAAACGCGGAGACCAGCAGGATGGACGCCAGCAACCTGGCCATCTGCGTGGGGCCAAACCTGCTGAGCCCCGGCACGGACAACGGGCTCCCGCTGGAAGTGCAAAAGGAGCGCAATGACAAG GTGACAGCACTGGTCGAGTTCCTAATAGACAACTGCCGAGCACTATTTGGGGAGCACATCGCCTTGCCCTTCAGTCCCTCGGCCGAGGAGTCACCGGAGCGCACACACAGCTCCACAG cacacccaggggcTCCTCAGCACGACGGTTCTGCCTGCAACAGCCCAGAGGCGGGAGCTGAAGGCAGCACCCCTACACTGGAGACGGAGCAGCCCAACGGCAGGAGCAGCAGGCTCAGCAGGCCATATCCAAAATGCGTCTCTGCCCCTTCCCTGAGCAATGTGATGAATGACATCAGCAGGATGCAGAGGTGGTTCTCAGAGCCGGACCTGTCCTTGCACAACCGCTTTGAAG gcgtgagcaggcagcaggagctgagCAAAAGTGAGGGCAATTTCCCAGTTCTTCAGTAGCAGCTaaggctggagaaggaggcaCTTGATAAAACACCTTCCAATATTGCCTTCACAATTATCACACAGCTCTCTATACCCAAAAcatcctccagctgctccctgcag ctaCTTTCCTCACCTCATGCCTCCGTCTTCACCTGCTCCACACTGCTTTCACCCTCTACTCcacaaaaaactt aaaataggccCCAGGCTTCTTCCACCAAGCGCACTGAGGACAGCAGC ACACCTAGCAGAGCCATCGAAAAGCACTCCATGTCATGCCATTTGGCCAACTGCAGGAAAAGGTGCGCAAAAAGCCTCCAGAACTGGGCGCCTGGGACCACATCCAGCAAGGAAAAGCATCCTGTGTTTAAATAG